A section of the Solitalea canadensis DSM 3403 genome encodes:
- a CDS encoding RNA polymerase sigma factor, which translates to MKLYNDIELLDLLRCDNMAAFDELYSRYWEMLFDIACKKLHDKDDAKDIVHDLFLQLWNNRASLHVYKSFSGFLFISLKNKIIDKQRLVVSRQKKNTEIGQKQSEVYDAVNEQLNYNELNTFLNQQIDLLPEKMREIYLLSREEGLSINQIADRLLLSPQTVKNQISNALKFLRKKVVQHMMTILF; encoded by the coding sequence TTGAAACTGTATAACGACATAGAGTTATTAGACTTACTAAGATGCGATAACATGGCCGCATTTGATGAGCTTTATAGTCGTTATTGGGAGATGCTTTTTGATATTGCCTGCAAAAAACTGCATGATAAAGATGACGCCAAAGATATCGTTCATGACCTTTTCCTTCAACTTTGGAACAACCGGGCTTCTCTACATGTCTACAAGTCATTTTCTGGTTTCTTATTTATCAGCTTAAAAAATAAAATCATTGATAAACAACGATTGGTAGTTAGCCGTCAAAAGAAGAATACGGAAATTGGGCAAAAGCAGTCGGAGGTGTACGATGCAGTTAACGAGCAGTTAAATTATAATGAACTCAATACTTTCCTCAATCAACAAATAGATTTACTTCCTGAAAAAATGAGGGAGATTTATCTTTTAAGCCGTGAAGAAGGTCTGTCGATTAATCAAATTGCAGATCGGTTATTATTATCTCCCCAAACTGTTAAAAATCAGATTAGTAATGCGCTGAAGTTTTTGCGTAAAAAGGTGGTTCAGCACATGATGACAATTTTATTCTAA
- the rplM gene encoding 50S ribosomal protein L13, with protein sequence MNTLSYKTVSANSKTVKKEWVVIDANAEILGRLSSKIAMIIRGKHKPDFTPHVDCGDNVIVINADKIKLTGNKLTEKQYVRYTGYPGGQRFISPRDLMAKHPKAVIEKAVRGMLPKNKLGNALIKNLFVYAGNEHPHAAQNPKTIKF encoded by the coding sequence GTGAATACGTTAAGTTACAAAACTGTCTCTGCAAACAGTAAAACTGTTAAAAAGGAGTGGGTCGTAATTGACGCCAACGCAGAGATTTTGGGGCGCTTGTCATCGAAGATCGCAATGATCATCCGTGGTAAACACAAGCCTGATTTCACCCCTCACGTAGACTGTGGAGATAACGTAATCGTTATCAATGCAGACAAGATCAAATTAACCGGTAACAAACTTACTGAAAAACAGTACGTACGTTACACTGGTTATCCAGGTGGTCAACGCTTTATTTCTCCAAGAGATCTGATGGCAAAGCATCCAAAAGCAGTAATTGAAAAAGCTGTACGCGGTATGCTTCCTAAAAACAAATTAGGAAATGCGTTAATTAAAAACCTGTTTGTGTATGCTGGTAATGAGCACCCACACGCAGCGCAGAACCCAAAAACCATTAAATTTTAA
- a CDS encoding RagB/SusD family nutrient uptake outer membrane protein: MKRNTYILTLLTATLSLTSCEKEFLDKEPLSTISNASFWSTEKDVYLALNGCYAYLDGGDGVIYGDGATDNAHAQYPWESISGLIASGDVSPSSESPKDYAFVAFNQGWDFISVGRCNYLLENIDKVSFKDNALKERYKAEARFLRAFRYFNMISTYGDVPLILKTLTTDEAKQVTREKEATVLAFVLKELEETSSLLPASYSGGFANEKGRITKGAALALKARVHLYYGQWDKAAEAAQQVMGMGYQLFKVNSESDADKLDNYDNWVDFTNDADRQKFRLGIRSYEQLFYAVNEGNSEVILDRQYMAGEAWGSTVNGLYTLLGTDAQSGWSSVAPTQELVNAYLMKDGRVPTAISPATRATRYKARQTDPAFYNEYKNRDPRFYATIQFEGNPWAAIQSGYVFEWVKGGNNCSQTGYNFRKLVDPTETVRDWSGNNNVILIRYAEILLTYAEAKNELSGPDAIIYDALDKIRERVDMPLIDRTTYNTKESLRSLIRNERRVELALEGHRYFDIRRWGIGENVMKTIVNLENETVEPRAWYDKLMKLPVPQSQIDLAPGLKPNNTGY; this comes from the coding sequence ATGAAAAGAAATACATATATACTAACCTTGTTAACCGCAACATTGTCATTAACAAGTTGTGAAAAAGAGTTTCTAGATAAAGAACCACTTTCTACTATTTCTAACGCTTCCTTTTGGTCCACTGAAAAAGATGTTTATTTAGCTCTAAACGGATGCTATGCTTATTTGGACGGAGGGGATGGTGTTATCTATGGAGATGGGGCTACTGATAATGCTCATGCTCAGTATCCTTGGGAAAGTATTTCGGGGTTAATTGCCAGTGGTGATGTAAGTCCGTCTAGCGAAAGTCCGAAAGATTATGCATTTGTCGCTTTTAATCAAGGGTGGGATTTTATCTCTGTCGGACGTTGTAACTATTTATTGGAAAACATAGATAAGGTTTCCTTTAAAGACAATGCATTGAAAGAACGTTATAAAGCAGAAGCGCGTTTCCTTAGAGCGTTTCGCTACTTTAATATGATCTCTACCTATGGAGATGTGCCTTTAATATTGAAAACACTTACTACCGACGAAGCTAAACAAGTAACCCGTGAAAAAGAAGCAACTGTTTTGGCTTTTGTTTTAAAGGAACTTGAAGAAACAAGTAGTTTGTTGCCTGCTAGTTATTCTGGAGGATTTGCAAATGAAAAAGGTAGAATTACTAAAGGAGCAGCATTGGCACTTAAAGCTCGTGTTCATTTGTACTACGGACAATGGGATAAAGCTGCTGAAGCTGCTCAGCAAGTAATGGGTATGGGTTATCAGTTATTTAAAGTTAACAGCGAATCGGATGCGGATAAGTTAGATAACTATGATAACTGGGTTGATTTTACTAATGATGCCGATCGCCAAAAATTCAGATTGGGAATTCGTAGTTATGAGCAATTGTTTTATGCTGTCAATGAAGGTAATTCAGAGGTAATACTTGATCGTCAGTATATGGCTGGCGAGGCATGGGGATCTACCGTTAATGGTTTATATACATTGTTAGGTACTGATGCACAAAGTGGATGGAGTTCTGTAGCACCAACACAAGAATTGGTAAATGCGTATTTAATGAAAGACGGAAGAGTACCAACTGCAATTTCTCCTGCAACACGTGCTACCCGTTATAAAGCAAGGCAAACTGATCCGGCTTTTTATAATGAATATAAAAACCGTGATCCTCGTTTTTACGCTACCATACAGTTTGAAGGTAATCCATGGGCTGCTATTCAATCGGGTTATGTGTTTGAATGGGTTAAAGGCGGGAACAACTGCTCTCAAACAGGATATAACTTTAGAAAATTGGTTGATCCAACAGAAACAGTACGTGATTGGTCAGGGAATAACAATGTTATTCTGATTCGTTATGCTGAAATACTACTTACTTATGCTGAAGCCAAAAACGAATTAAGTGGTCCTGATGCTATCATTTACGATGCGCTTGATAAAATCCGTGAACGTGTGGACATGCCTCTTATCGACAGAACTACGTATAACACCAAAGAAAGTTTACGCAGTTTAATTAGAAATGAACGCCGCGTTGAACTTGCTCTTGAAGGTCATCGATATTTCGATATCCGTCGTTGGGGTATTGGAGAAAATGTGATGAAAACCATTGTAAACTTAGAAAACGAAACAGTGGAGCCCAGAGCATGGTATGACAAACTAATGAAACTGCCTGTTCCACAATCTCAAATTGATCTTGCTCCCGGCTTAAAGCCAAATAATACGGGATACTAA
- a CDS encoding TonB-dependent receptor codes for MKQKLQLLFKRQMAQLGVLTMLSVVSLNAWANELYQDIKQVKVTISFHGETLEKAMKRLSEVSEVPFNYNHNELRKLSAKQLTFTDEPLSQVLNSILSGTNFQYKEGENGVVIFRSSQNQEQHLTSSSVEASDQVTVKGIVSDKDGPIPGVSVSVKQSSLGTSTAADGSYSIKVNTGQTLVFSMIGYRTKEITVGSQTTINVTLENDITQLEEVVAVGYGTQKKVNLTGAIGTVKTEMLTSRPVSSLQSSLQGTMPGVTVLSRPGDVGTDASNVTVTIRGRGNFGTSSPFYVVDGIPVTTSDFTAINPNDIESISVLKDAASAAIYGNRAAHGVILVTTKKGKNGKASVSFNSSFGWQNPLVLPDYLGSVDYATLTNEARTNAGQAARFTADEIEKFRSGSDPNLYPNTNWYDLALRENAGIQDYQLNISGGGKTSYYIGMGVMDQQSLKVSKDFDRYSLRINTDSEVGARLKIGTKTSFVYENLKNDGGDFSFVSLNRMVPSMAAKQTLTDGSWQWGTINGGKLDATLAKDNPLRLQEEGGLDFRKDYRLITSLNADFKIIDGLFIHGIASLNYFQRRYGKFENETKPLINYLNGSEIPGSASTPNKYNENWTQKNRITLQGFADYEKKIGDHYGKVMAGGSYETYRGDFIGANRQEFVNNNTHVVDGGATPINAVGSNGFSSETAQASFFGRFNYAFLDKYLIEANLRADGSSIFHPDHRWGYFPSVSAGWRMSEESFMKNISWLSNLKLRASWGKLGNIANQPLITKNDYNEPDDYPYFEALETGYAYNFDGSAVNGVWAGKGVNILTTWEKAEITDIGIDAGFFNGKLDVTADYFIKNTTDILLQQKTLPNTYYQDPPYINAGAVRNKGFELGLNYNNKINSFNYNIGVNLAKIANEVTNLNGDNQQIDGRYIDRLGFARGSFFGYESQGLFATDEEVAKHAFQSAATKAGDIKYKDQNGDNKIDDEDRVIIGNDVPYFTYGINLGASYKGFDLAIMGQGANDVKIYLDNEASFAFFNGSGVKGLHLKRWTKENPDPNAAYPRLLPSADNSKTTNTKASDFWLFDASYFRIKSIVFGYNLPKTLISKTPVKSARFYISAQNPYTFMFDDRLKDYDPEAPSGRANYPATKTWSLGLNVQF; via the coding sequence ATGAAGCAAAAATTACAACTATTGTTTAAACGGCAGATGGCTCAACTGGGTGTATTGACCATGCTATCTGTTGTTTCACTTAATGCCTGGGCCAACGAGCTGTACCAGGATATTAAGCAAGTTAAAGTAACAATCAGCTTTCATGGTGAAACACTCGAAAAAGCTATGAAACGTTTGAGCGAGGTTTCGGAAGTACCATTTAATTATAATCACAATGAGCTCCGTAAGCTTTCTGCTAAACAATTAACGTTTACCGATGAACCATTATCGCAGGTACTAAATTCCATTTTGAGTGGTACAAACTTTCAATATAAAGAAGGAGAAAATGGGGTTGTTATTTTTAGATCATCCCAAAATCAGGAACAACATCTTACTTCCAGTTCTGTTGAAGCTTCGGACCAGGTTACGGTTAAAGGGATTGTTTCTGACAAGGATGGACCAATTCCGGGTGTTAGTGTGAGCGTTAAACAATCATCTTTAGGAACAAGTACGGCTGCTGACGGAAGTTATTCAATCAAAGTAAACACGGGGCAAACCCTTGTTTTTTCCATGATCGGTTACCGTACCAAAGAAATTACGGTTGGGTCACAAACCACAATTAATGTAACCCTTGAAAATGATATAACTCAACTAGAAGAGGTGGTTGCAGTTGGTTATGGCACACAGAAAAAGGTAAATCTTACCGGAGCTATTGGAACGGTTAAAACAGAAATGCTTACCAGTCGTCCGGTTTCGTCATTGCAAAGCTCATTGCAAGGTACCATGCCGGGTGTTACGGTACTCTCTCGTCCGGGTGATGTAGGTACTGATGCCTCAAATGTAACCGTAACAATTCGTGGTCGAGGAAACTTTGGGACATCTTCTCCTTTTTATGTAGTGGATGGTATTCCGGTTACAACAAGTGATTTTACCGCAATAAATCCTAATGATATAGAAAGCATTTCAGTATTAAAAGATGCAGCTTCCGCGGCTATTTATGGTAACCGTGCGGCACATGGAGTTATTTTGGTGACCACTAAAAAAGGGAAAAACGGTAAAGCATCTGTATCATTTAATAGTTCATTTGGATGGCAAAATCCGTTAGTTTTACCTGATTATTTAGGTTCTGTTGATTATGCTACCTTAACCAATGAAGCCAGAACCAATGCCGGTCAGGCTGCTCGTTTTACTGCCGATGAAATAGAGAAATTCAGATCGGGTTCGGATCCTAATTTATACCCAAACACTAATTGGTATGACCTGGCATTACGTGAAAATGCCGGAATACAGGATTATCAGTTAAATATCTCCGGAGGCGGAAAAACAAGTTATTACATTGGAATGGGTGTAATGGATCAGCAATCTTTAAAGGTGTCAAAAGACTTTGATCGCTATAGTCTCCGCATTAATACTGATTCAGAAGTTGGAGCCCGTTTAAAGATCGGAACAAAGACTTCGTTTGTATATGAAAATTTAAAGAATGACGGTGGTGACTTTTCTTTTGTTTCTCTTAACCGTATGGTGCCAAGTATGGCTGCCAAACAAACGTTGACTGACGGAAGCTGGCAGTGGGGAACAATCAATGGAGGAAAACTTGATGCAACCTTAGCAAAAGACAATCCATTGCGATTGCAAGAAGAAGGGGGATTGGATTTTCGTAAGGATTATCGTTTAATTACCTCCTTAAATGCAGATTTTAAGATTATTGATGGATTGTTTATCCATGGTATTGCTTCCCTGAATTATTTCCAGCGCAGATATGGCAAATTCGAAAATGAGACTAAACCGCTTATCAATTATTTAAACGGATCTGAAATTCCTGGTTCGGCATCAACTCCTAATAAGTATAACGAGAACTGGACGCAAAAGAATAGAATAACCTTGCAGGGTTTTGCTGATTATGAGAAAAAAATCGGAGATCATTATGGAAAGGTGATGGCCGGTGGGTCATATGAAACTTACCGTGGTGATTTTATAGGCGCCAATAGACAAGAGTTTGTAAATAACAATACGCATGTTGTTGATGGTGGTGCCACCCCAATAAATGCTGTTGGTTCTAACGGATTTTCTTCTGAAACAGCACAAGCTTCATTTTTTGGCCGATTTAACTATGCGTTTTTAGATAAGTACTTGATCGAAGCAAATTTAAGAGCCGATGGGTCTTCTATTTTTCATCCCGATCATCGTTGGGGATATTTTCCTTCAGTATCTGCCGGTTGGAGAATGAGTGAAGAAAGCTTTATGAAGAATATCTCATGGTTAAGTAACTTAAAGTTAAGAGCATCATGGGGAAAATTGGGTAACATCGCCAATCAACCTTTAATTACCAAAAATGATTATAATGAACCGGACGACTATCCTTATTTTGAAGCATTAGAAACCGGATATGCATACAACTTTGATGGTAGTGCTGTAAATGGAGTATGGGCTGGTAAAGGGGTTAATATTTTAACTACCTGGGAAAAGGCTGAAATTACAGACATTGGTATTGATGCCGGATTTTTTAATGGAAAGTTGGATGTAACTGCCGATTACTTCATTAAAAATACAACTGATATTCTTCTTCAACAGAAAACATTACCGAATACCTATTATCAGGATCCACCATACATTAATGCCGGAGCAGTTAGGAATAAAGGGTTTGAGCTGGGACTTAATTATAATAACAAAATCAACAGTTTCAATTATAATATCGGTGTAAACTTAGCGAAGATTGCTAATGAGGTAACCAACCTAAACGGTGATAATCAGCAAATTGATGGTCGTTATATCGATCGGTTGGGGTTTGCAAGAGGTTCTTTTTTCGGATATGAATCGCAAGGGTTGTTTGCTACCGACGAAGAGGTTGCGAAACATGCATTTCAAAGTGCTGCCACCAAAGCTGGTGATATAAAATATAAAGATCAAAATGGTGATAATAAAATTGATGATGAAGACCGCGTAATTATTGGAAATGATGTGCCTTATTTTACCTATGGTATCAATTTAGGAGCATCTTACAAAGGCTTCGATCTTGCAATAATGGGACAGGGTGCTAATGATGTTAAAATCTACTTAGATAACGAAGCTTCTTTTGCCTTTTTTAATGGCTCGGGTGTTAAAGGCTTACATTTAAAACGCTGGACTAAAGAGAATCCTGATCCAAATGCAGCGTATCCTCGTTTATTGCCTTCGGCTGACAATAGTAAAACGACCAATACCAAAGCTTCTGACTTCTGGTTATTTGATGCAAGTTACTTTAGAATTAAGAGTATCGTTTTTGGGTACAATTTGCCTAAAACATTAATCAGTAAGACTCCTGTAAAATCAGCTCGTTTCTACATAAGCGCCCAAAACCCCTATACGTTTATGTTTGATGACCGGTTGAAAGATTATGATCCGGAAGCACCATCGGGCCGTGCTAACTATCCGGCTACAAAAACATGGTCATTGGGATTGAATGTACAGTTTTAG
- a CDS encoding pyridoxal phosphate-dependent aminotransferase: MIVSKLAENLIGSEILKIAAQVNALKAGGAQVSNLTVGDFDPAIFPIPEAFQEEIAKAYQAKHTNYPPADGVLSLRQSVSSFLRERLGLDYSAEKEIMIAGGSRPLIYSTYLAIVDPGDKVIFPIPSWNNNHYSYLTQANAVMLETKPEHNYMPSAADIAPHVKGAVLLALCSPLNPTGTMFSKKDLEEICDLVIAENKSRKEGEKPLYIMFDQMYWMLTFGEHVHYDPVSLRSELKDYVIYIDGSSKAFAATGVRVGWGFGPESVISKMKPIVGHMGAWAPKAEQVAAGVFLLQKDNVDTYMNNFKEKVQKSLSALHNGVQQLKSEGFDVDSIEPMGAIYLTVKVNMKGKTTPDGKVLNTASEVNFYLIKEAGMALVPFSAFGTSEDDFWFRSSIGAASLADIEGGIPRFREALAKLK; the protein is encoded by the coding sequence ATGATTGTATCTAAATTAGCAGAAAACCTGATCGGTTCAGAGATATTGAAAATTGCCGCACAGGTAAATGCATTAAAAGCAGGAGGCGCACAAGTTAGTAATTTAACTGTGGGAGACTTTGATCCAGCTATTTTTCCTATTCCTGAAGCATTTCAAGAAGAAATTGCAAAAGCTTACCAGGCAAAGCATACAAATTATCCTCCTGCTGATGGCGTTTTATCATTACGTCAATCAGTATCTTCATTTTTGAGGGAGCGTTTGGGGTTAGATTATTCTGCTGAAAAAGAAATTATGATAGCAGGAGGTTCCCGTCCGCTAATTTATTCTACGTATTTGGCCATTGTTGATCCTGGAGATAAAGTTATTTTCCCGATTCCATCATGGAACAATAACCACTACTCTTATTTAACGCAGGCTAATGCGGTTATGTTGGAAACCAAGCCAGAGCACAATTACATGCCTTCAGCAGCTGATATTGCCCCGCATGTGAAAGGTGCTGTTTTATTGGCCTTGTGTTCTCCGTTAAATCCAACCGGAACCATGTTCTCTAAGAAAGACCTGGAAGAGATTTGTGATTTGGTGATTGCAGAAAATAAATCGCGCAAAGAAGGTGAAAAACCATTATACATTATGTTCGATCAAATGTATTGGATGCTAACCTTTGGAGAGCATGTTCACTATGACCCGGTTTCCCTACGTTCGGAGTTAAAAGATTATGTGATTTATATTGATGGTAGCTCAAAAGCATTTGCTGCAACAGGTGTACGCGTTGGTTGGGGATTCGGTCCTGAGAGCGTTATCTCTAAAATGAAACCAATTGTTGGGCACATGGGAGCATGGGCACCTAAAGCAGAACAAGTAGCAGCTGGAGTATTCCTTCTGCAAAAAGACAACGTAGATACTTATATGAACAACTTCAAAGAAAAAGTTCAGAAAAGTTTATCTGCATTGCATAACGGTGTTCAGCAATTAAAATCAGAAGGTTTTGATGTGGATTCTATCGAACCAATGGGTGCAATTTATCTCACTGTAAAAGTAAACATGAAAGGTAAAACCACTCCGGATGGAAAAGTATTGAATACTGCTTCTGAGGTTAACTTTTATTTGATAAAAGAAGCAGGAATGGCGTTAGTGCCTTTTTCTGCATTTGGTACATCTGAAGATGATTTTTGGTTCCGTTCATCGATCGGAGCTGCATCATTAGCAGATATTGAAGGAGGTATTCCTCGTTTCAGAGAGGCATTAGCTAAGCTTAAATAG
- a CDS encoding flavin monoamine oxidase family protein, which yields MNRHDFIVRTGITTAGLLVAPSKGFKEVVRRPDKVIIIGGGLAGLTAAYELRKAGVDLLLLEGSDRLGGRIVTTCNQWGITEMGAEWIGFSHSSVRKLCDELQLQLAHYRFSLHRLQNGVYCKPGRYPINNDDGINSLPALRSSSVFSNPNNEMDFKIDGGNYRIIESIAGKLSSAQIKTGRKVAKVIDTGKEFIIGCVDGKVYKSSTVICALPAPFIKSIRWEPDLPSDTVHSIAQADYQTCLKIVVNFDKRLWDNSDFQMISDLDLPYVYDGGQGDDKCLTFAAAGDKAKHLLRMNHWERKEAIVSTLMPALGNVTRHISSINYYAGLDASKMISYGALDMDNIIDLEWHDRLHFCGDYLTSYRGFMEASVRSAKTIVGKLLS from the coding sequence ATGAATCGGCATGATTTTATTGTTCGAACGGGTATCACTACCGCAGGGTTATTGGTAGCTCCGTCAAAAGGGTTTAAAGAAGTTGTCAGAAGGCCTGATAAAGTAATCATTATAGGTGGAGGCTTAGCTGGACTAACCGCGGCCTACGAACTCAGAAAAGCCGGAGTTGATTTATTGCTTTTGGAAGGATCTGATCGGTTGGGTGGTCGTATCGTTACAACATGTAATCAATGGGGTATAACTGAAATGGGAGCGGAATGGATTGGTTTTAGCCATTCATCCGTAAGAAAATTATGTGATGAACTTCAACTTCAACTAGCTCATTATCGTTTCAGTTTGCACAGACTGCAGAATGGAGTTTATTGCAAACCTGGCAGATATCCGATAAACAATGATGACGGTATTAATTCATTGCCTGCTTTAAGATCTTCATCTGTGTTTAGTAACCCGAATAATGAAATGGATTTTAAGATTGATGGAGGGAATTATCGCATCATAGAAAGTATTGCTGGCAAATTAAGCTCAGCACAAATAAAGACAGGACGCAAGGTCGCGAAAGTGATTGATACGGGTAAAGAGTTTATTATTGGGTGTGTAGATGGAAAAGTGTACAAATCTTCAACTGTTATTTGTGCATTGCCTGCACCTTTTATTAAGTCAATTAGATGGGAACCTGATTTACCATCAGATACTGTTCATTCAATTGCACAAGCCGATTACCAAACTTGCCTTAAAATAGTAGTGAATTTTGATAAGCGATTATGGGACAATAGTGATTTTCAGATGATTTCCGATCTTGATCTGCCTTATGTATATGACGGTGGTCAAGGTGATGATAAATGCCTGACATTTGCAGCCGCAGGGGATAAGGCTAAGCATTTACTTCGGATGAATCATTGGGAACGTAAAGAAGCCATAGTTTCAACCTTAATGCCGGCCTTGGGTAATGTTACTCGTCATATCTCTTCAATAAACTATTACGCGGGTTTAGATGCATCGAAAATGATTTCATATGGTGCATTAGATATGGATAACATAATTGATCTTGAGTGGCATGATCGATTACATTTTTGTGGTGATTACCTGACTTCTTACCGCGGATTTATGGAGGCTTCTGTAAGAAGTGCAAAAACGATTGTTGGTAAACTATTAAGCTAA
- a CDS encoding FecR family protein, which translates to MSIKKDLYNEFQVPEYPLSFESEVEKAQIKEEIHQRLQQSIASQQLQKRGIVKSLLNYKVAAALIAVTSFLFISYNYYFKEDKRAYITLSAPKGKVMEFLLPDSSRIVLNAASTLKYLVKFKNTRDVYLEGEAFFDVSHDASKPFIVHTGSVSTRVLGTAFNIKAYKKLPSITVTVQQGKVRVDEKNNNLGLLTPNKQLIVNKANYTAINRTVVAEDATSWTGGKFVLQGVYFHEMMLAIENRFNVKMIYDAKAFSNCQNSIQFTQKQSLTDVLKLLKDIQGIKYTIKNDSVLITGKPCR; encoded by the coding sequence ATGTCGATAAAGAAAGATTTATATAATGAGTTTCAGGTGCCTGAGTATCCTTTATCATTTGAAAGTGAAGTAGAAAAAGCACAAATCAAAGAGGAGATTCATCAGCGTTTGCAACAGAGCATTGCCTCACAACAGCTTCAGAAAAGAGGTATTGTTAAGTCGTTGTTAAACTACAAAGTAGCTGCTGCTTTAATTGCGGTGACTAGTTTTTTATTTATCAGTTACAATTATTATTTCAAAGAAGATAAGAGAGCTTACATAACCCTTAGTGCTCCTAAAGGTAAAGTGATGGAATTTCTGCTTCCCGATAGCAGTCGAATTGTCCTGAACGCAGCCAGTACATTAAAATACCTGGTAAAATTTAAAAATACTCGTGATGTTTACCTCGAAGGAGAAGCCTTTTTCGATGTATCGCATGACGCATCCAAACCCTTTATTGTACACACAGGTAGTGTAAGTACCCGAGTACTCGGAACCGCCTTTAATATTAAAGCGTACAAAAAATTGCCTTCGATAACTGTAACAGTGCAGCAAGGCAAGGTACGGGTCGATGAGAAGAACAATAACCTGGGATTGCTTACTCCCAATAAGCAGTTGATCGTAAATAAAGCCAACTATACAGCAATCAATAGAACGGTGGTAGCGGAAGATGCAACGTCGTGGACGGGAGGGAAGTTTGTACTACAAGGAGTTTATTTCCATGAAATGATGCTGGCAATAGAAAACCGGTTTAATGTAAAAATGATTTATGATGCCAAAGCTTTTAGTAATTGTCAGAATAGCATTCAATTCACTCAAAAGCAATCATTAACAGATGTATTGAAACTCCTGAAAGACATTCAGGGAATTAAATATACCATCAAGAACGATTCTGTATTAATTACAGGAAAACCGTGCAGATAA
- the rpsB gene encoding 30S ribosomal protein S2, translated as MARTSYNELLDAGVHFGHLTRKWNPKMAPYIFMEKNGIHIIDLNKTLVKVEEAASAIKQIVKSGRKVLFVATKKQAKDIVAAQAQSVNMPFVTERWLGGMLTNFTTVRKSIKKMTNIDKLTKDGTYSILSKKERLMISRDRIKLERVLGGIADLNRLPAALFLIDVKKEHIAVSEALKLNIPTFAMVDTNSDPTNIDFPIPANDDATKSISLITGVICKAIEEGLEERKREKEEESDKEAIANAKAEKAEGEAPKAKKAEKSEEAAESAE; from the coding sequence ATGGCAAGAACTTCATACAACGAATTGTTGGACGCAGGTGTACACTTTGGTCACCTTACTCGCAAGTGGAATCCAAAAATGGCTCCGTACATTTTCATGGAGAAAAATGGAATCCACATTATCGACTTGAACAAAACTTTAGTTAAAGTTGAAGAAGCTGCTTCAGCAATTAAGCAGATCGTAAAATCAGGTCGTAAAGTATTATTTGTAGCTACTAAAAAACAAGCTAAAGACATCGTTGCTGCACAAGCACAAAGCGTAAACATGCCTTTCGTAACTGAACGTTGGTTAGGTGGTATGTTAACTAACTTTACTACTGTACGCAAGTCAATCAAAAAGATGACTAACATCGATAAATTGACTAAAGACGGTACTTACAGCATTTTGTCTAAAAAAGAGCGCTTAATGATCAGCCGTGATCGTATTAAGTTGGAAAGAGTGTTAGGCGGTATTGCCGACCTTAACCGTCTTCCTGCTGCATTGTTCCTTATCGACGTTAAGAAAGAGCATATCGCTGTTTCTGAGGCGTTGAAATTGAACATCCCTACTTTCGCGATGGTTGATACTAACTCAGACCCTACTAATATCGACTTCCCTATCCCAGCGAATGATGATGCAACTAAATCAATTTCATTGATCACAGGCGTTATCTGCAAAGCTATCGAAGAAGGTTTAGAAGAGCGCAAGCGCGAGAAAGAAGAAGAATCTGATAAAGAAGCTATCGCAAACGCTAAAGCTGAAAAAGCTGAAGGCGAAGCTCCTAAAGCTAAAAAAGCTGAGAAGAGCGAAGAAGCTGCTGAATCAGCAGAATAA
- the rpsI gene encoding 30S ribosomal protein S9 produces the protein MATTNTSGRRKTAIARIYLKEGSGNITVNDKDYKVYFPTLPLQYIVNQALETSNQAGKFDIAVNVKGGGITGQAEATRLAIAKALVELDPEVKAALRAKGLMTRDPRMVERKKPGRRKARRRFQFSKR, from the coding sequence ATGGCAACTACAAACACCTCAGGTAGAAGAAAGACCGCAATTGCGCGTATCTACTTAAAAGAAGGTAGTGGTAACATTACCGTAAACGACAAAGATTACAAAGTATACTTCCCTACTTTACCTTTACAATACATCGTTAACCAGGCGTTAGAAACTTCTAATCAGGCTGGTAAATTTGATATCGCTGTAAACGTTAAAGGTGGTGGTATCACTGGCCAGGCAGAAGCTACTCGTTTAGCTATTGCTAAAGCGTTAGTTGAGCTTGATCCTGAAGTTAAAGCGGCTTTACGTGCGAAAGGTTTAATGACCCGTGACCCACGTATGGTTGAGCGTAAGAAACCAGGACGTAGAAAAGCTCGTCGTAGATTCCAATTTAGTAAACGTTAA